One genomic region from Leptolyngbyaceae cyanobacterium JSC-12 encodes:
- a CDS encoding cytosine deaminase-like metal-dependent hydrolase (IMG reference gene:2510096777~PFAM: Amidohydrolase family), which produces MIPHSRHYWLRNAHVPEPLMVRSKQGRSKDWSASDSAASQDSLLLVDLEIADGAIASIAVAGTLITYSHPSIDLQGGMVFPCFVDLHTHLDKGHIWERHPNPDGIFTSALAAVNLDSEQYWTSEDVYRRMEFGLKCSYAHGTKAIRTHLDSAGKLADISFEVFKSLQQTWQDKLLLQAVCLVSLDYFLTPEGEKLADRVAEMGAILGGVAYANPDIKAQVERAFALAKDRNLDLDFHVDENNQADSMCLRHIAEATVRHRYQERVVCGHCCSLAVQSPDEIQATIKAVKQAKIGIVSLPLCNLYLQDRSPGRTPRWRGVTLLHELKQAGIPVAIASDNCRDPFYAYGDHDALEVFAWSTKIAHLDRPYSDWCRAITLTPADLMRLPTVGRIGVGLPADLVLFKARRYSELFSRSQHDRTVLRNGTAINTTLPDYAELDDLVKR; this is translated from the coding sequence ATGATTCCCCACTCCCGCCACTACTGGTTAAGAAATGCTCATGTGCCTGAACCTTTAATGGTTCGCAGCAAACAGGGGCGTAGCAAAGATTGGTCAGCCTCCGATTCGGCTGCTTCTCAAGATTCTTTGCTGCTGGTGGATCTAGAAATTGCTGATGGTGCGATCGCCAGCATTGCTGTAGCTGGAACATTAATTACCTACAGTCACCCATCCATCGACTTGCAAGGGGGGATGGTATTTCCCTGCTTTGTTGATTTGCACACTCATCTAGATAAAGGGCACATATGGGAGCGCCATCCCAACCCCGATGGTATCTTTACCAGTGCCTTAGCCGCCGTCAATCTTGACTCGGAGCAGTACTGGACCAGTGAGGATGTGTATCGCCGCATGGAATTTGGCCTGAAGTGTAGCTATGCGCATGGCACAAAAGCCATCCGAACCCATCTCGACTCGGCTGGCAAACTGGCAGATATTAGCTTTGAGGTGTTTAAGTCGCTCCAGCAAACGTGGCAAGACAAATTGCTACTGCAAGCAGTATGCCTGGTTTCCCTGGATTATTTTTTGACTCCAGAAGGGGAAAAGCTAGCCGATCGCGTTGCTGAAATGGGTGCCATTTTGGGAGGAGTTGCCTATGCCAACCCAGACATTAAAGCACAGGTAGAACGTGCCTTTGCCCTGGCCAAAGACCGCAACCTTGATCTCGACTTCCATGTTGACGAAAATAACCAGGCAGACTCTATGTGCCTGCGACATATTGCGGAAGCGACCGTGCGCCATCGCTACCAGGAGCGGGTAGTTTGCGGGCACTGCTGCAGTTTGGCGGTGCAATCACCAGATGAGATTCAAGCTACCATCAAAGCAGTTAAGCAAGCAAAAATTGGGATTGTTAGCCTGCCTCTGTGCAATCTGTATCTGCAAGATCGCAGTCCCGGACGTACCCCTCGCTGGCGGGGAGTCACCCTGCTACATGAGTTGAAACAGGCGGGCATCCCCGTTGCGATTGCCAGCGATAACTGCCGTGATCCGTTCTATGCCTACGGTGACCATGATGCGCTAGAAGTGTTCGCTTGGTCTACCAAGATTGCTCATTTGGATCGTCCTTACAGCGATTGGTGTCGTGCCATCACTCTTACCCCTGCAGACCTGATGAGACTCCCCACTGTTGGACGCATCGGCGTTGGGCTACCTGCTGATCTGGTATTGTTCAAAGCTCGACGCTACAGTGAACTATTTTCTCGTTCCCAGCACGATCGCACTGTGTTAAGAAACGGAACTGCGATCAATACCACCTTGCCCGACTATGCGGAACTAGATGATCTGGTGAAGAGATAG